Proteins from one Salinispora arenicola genomic window:
- a CDS encoding PP2C family protein-serine/threonine phosphatase, giving the protein MTLTLRYAAHSDRGLIRDGNQDSVYAGPRLLAVADGMGGMAAGDVASNIVIGAMAPLDEDVPGNALVDALRSAVTNATQQLRETVDANPQLEGMGTTLTAILFSGSKLGMVHIGDSRAYLLRAGEFAQITKDDTYVQMLVDEGRISAEEASSHPQRSLLTRALDGRDIDAEYSVRQVLTGDRYLICSDGLSGVVSADTIADTMREYADPQQCVERLVQLALRGGGPDNITVIIADATDQDIVEATPIVGGAASRDRGMATSADDSTPAARASALSASPPAAPDEPTAGADDEPERRRRRPIRVAAVTLALLVLVGGAVYGGWSYTQRQYYVGATEGGQVAVFRGIEGQVAGVDLSTVHSTSSAELDDLTLAAQERVKQGIPAKSESDAARRLAELTADVPTNPNLKPTCPPSPSPSPSAVSVTPTPVAGTPSPSPSPSAAIPSAAATDQPTEPTTSPDALPADPAPPAVDPAACRSPE; this is encoded by the coding sequence ATGACTCTGACCCTGCGCTACGCGGCCCACAGTGACCGCGGTCTGATCCGCGACGGTAACCAGGACTCCGTCTATGCCGGGCCACGGCTGCTCGCCGTAGCTGACGGTATGGGTGGTATGGCCGCCGGTGACGTCGCCAGCAATATCGTCATCGGCGCAATGGCGCCGCTGGACGAGGACGTCCCGGGCAATGCCCTCGTGGACGCGCTCCGTTCGGCCGTCACCAACGCCACTCAGCAACTGCGCGAGACGGTTGACGCCAACCCGCAGTTGGAGGGGATGGGGACCACGCTCACCGCGATCCTCTTCTCCGGCAGCAAGCTGGGCATGGTGCACATCGGCGACTCCCGTGCCTACCTGCTGCGTGCCGGCGAGTTCGCCCAGATCACCAAGGACGACACCTACGTCCAGATGCTGGTCGACGAGGGCCGGATCAGTGCCGAGGAGGCGAGTAGCCACCCCCAACGGTCACTGCTGACCCGGGCCCTCGACGGCCGGGACATCGACGCGGAGTACTCGGTACGCCAGGTCCTTACCGGTGACCGGTACCTGATCTGCAGCGACGGCCTCTCGGGCGTGGTGAGCGCGGATACGATCGCCGACACGATGCGGGAGTACGCCGACCCGCAGCAGTGCGTGGAGCGGCTGGTGCAGCTCGCGTTGCGCGGTGGCGGCCCGGACAACATCACCGTGATCATCGCTGACGCGACGGACCAGGACATCGTCGAGGCGACCCCGATCGTCGGCGGCGCCGCCTCCCGGGACCGGGGCATGGCGACCTCCGCTGACGACTCCACCCCCGCGGCCCGTGCCTCCGCGCTCTCCGCGTCACCGCCGGCCGCGCCAGACGAGCCGACGGCCGGGGCCGACGACGAGCCGGAGCGCCGTCGCCGCCGGCCGATCCGTGTCGCGGCGGTGACCCTCGCCCTGCTCGTCCTTGTGGGTGGTGCGGTCTACGGGGGATGGAGCTACACCCAGCGGCAGTACTACGTCGGAGCCACCGAGGGCGGCCAGGTCGCCGTGTTCCGCGGCATCGAAGGTCAGGTCGCCGGTGTGGATCTCTCCACCGTGCACTCGACCAGCTCCGCCGAACTGGATGACCTCACGCTCGCCGCGCAGGAGCGGGTGAAACAGGGCATCCCGGCCAAAAGCGAATCGGATGCGGCGCGCCGACTCGCCGAGCTGACCGCTGACGTGCCGACCAACCCCAACCTGAAGCCGACCTGTCCCCCCAGCCCGAGCCCCAGCCCGTCAGCGGTGTCCGTCACGCCGACCCCTGTTGCGGGTACGCCTTCCCCCAGCCCCAGCCCCAGCGCCGCGATCCCGAGCGCAGCGGCGACCGACCAGCCGACCGAACCGACCACCTCGCCCGACGCCTTGCCCGCCGACCCGGCTCCGCCGGCCGTCGATCCGGCCGCCTGCCGGTCGCCCGAGTGA
- a CDS encoding FHA domain-containing protein FhaB/FipA → MPELVITVARFGFLILLWIFVFTVVGVIRRDLFAGARSGRLVAAPRGVGAALGQATKPARVKRGRAAHQLVVTAGQLAGTRITLGEAQITIGRAEDSTLVITDDYASARHARLVPRDGQWFVEDLGSTNGTYLDRAKVTGPTPVPLGVPIRIGRTSLELRP, encoded by the coding sequence TTGCCCGAGCTCGTCATCACCGTCGCCCGGTTCGGGTTCCTGATCCTGCTGTGGATTTTCGTGTTCACGGTGGTCGGGGTGATTCGCCGGGACCTCTTCGCCGGTGCTCGATCTGGCCGGCTGGTGGCGGCACCCCGGGGTGTCGGGGCCGCCCTCGGTCAGGCCACCAAGCCGGCCCGGGTGAAGCGGGGAAGGGCGGCACACCAGCTGGTGGTGACCGCCGGCCAGTTGGCCGGCACCCGAATCACGCTTGGTGAAGCGCAGATCACAATCGGCCGGGCCGAGGATTCGACCCTCGTGATCACCGACGACTACGCCTCTGCCCGGCATGCGCGGCTCGTGCCTCGCGACGGGCAGTGGTTCGTCGAGGACCTTGGTTCGACTAACGGCACCTACCTGGATCGCGCTAAGGTCACCGGACCTACCCCCGTCCCCCTCGGCGTGCCGATCCGCATCGGGCGCACCTCACTTGAATTACGGCCATGA